GTCGCTACTTCTCGCCCAGGGACACGAAGTCCTGTTAATCGAGAAGGACCGTGCAAAGATTCCAGAACTGAGGAACACGTTTGGAGAGTCCGTCATGGAAGGGGCGGGATCCAGGGTCCAGGTTCTGAAAGAAGGAGGTGCCAACCGGGCGGATGTTGTGGTCGCCGTAACCGAAAAGGATGAAGATAATCTCGTGATATGCCAACTTGCCAAAACTATTTTTCATTGTAGAAGAACCATTGCACGTGTACATGATCCGCGACATGAAGATGTGTTTGTAAAACTGGGCGTCGATGCCACAGTGAGCTCAACCCGAATTATCGATTCGCTCATCGAGGAACAGGTTCAGGCAGAGGATATGGTCATACCCCTTTTGACCTTACGTGGCGGAAGCGTAGAAATTATCGAATTTGAACTTTCTCCCAACTCCCACGCCATCGGGAAAAAGTTAAAGGATATCAAACCCTCAGAAGGATCCATTCTTATATCGATCTTAAGAAAAGATGACGTGATTCTGCCGAAAGGAGAGACCGAATTGCAGGCTGGAGACCGGGTGGTTGCGCTGATCAAAAAAGGGACCGAAGCGGGGATCAAAACGGTCCTGTCCTGATTTTTTTCAGAATTGAAACATTTTTCCGGGCCTGGGTTTCATCTTTGAAATATCCCCTCTTTTTCAATCAAAAAGGCTGATTCTTCAGGCCAAAACTTCCTTGACTTCTCGCTGGATCCATTGCTAATATTTAGCCCCCGCTGCAGTTTTTTAAAGTGATGAGAATATAAAGTGCGTTGTCCCTTTTGCAATCACGTTGAGGATAAAGTCGTTGATTCCCGGCTCAGCAAAGAAGGGGACGTGATTCGCAGGCGGCGAGAATGCATCTCCTGCGAAAGGCGTTTTACGACTTACGAGCGCGTCGAGGGAAATTTTCCGATGGTAATCAAGAAGGATGGACGGAGGGAGACTTTCGAACGCCAGAAGATTCTTCAGGGTTTAAAGAAAGCGTGTGAAAAAAGACCGGTGAGCATGTCTCTCCTGGAGGAGTCTGTAACCCAGATTGAGAAAAAAATTCAGGAAATGGGAGAGTCGGAAATTCCAAGCAACATCATCGGAGAAGAGGTGATGCGTAAACTCCATGATCTTGATCCGGTTGCTTATGTCCGGTTCGCATCGGTTTATCGGGAATTTAAAGATATCAATGAATTTATGAGCGAATTAAAGGACTTATTAAAAAAAGAAGACAGGAAAGAGATATCCCCATGATCATAAAAGGAAAGAAATTTCCCGGAGGGATCCACCCTTTTTATGGCAAGGAATTTACCCAGGGGGGAGCGACTGAGACACTTCCTTTGCCGGATAAAGTGATTATCCCGCTCAGCCAGCATATCGGAGCCCCTTGTAAACCCCTGGTTGCGATCGGGGCATTGGTTAAAAAGGGCGAGTTGATTGGAGAGACGACCG
This window of the Nitrospirota bacterium genome carries:
- the nrdR gene encoding transcriptional repressor NrdR; protein product: MRCPFCNHVEDKVVDSRLSKEGDVIRRRRECISCERRFTTYERVEGNFPMVIKKDGRRETFERQKILQGLKKACEKRPVSMSLLEESVTQIEKKIQEMGESEIPSNIIGEEVMRKLHDLDPVAYVRFASVYREFKDINEFMSELKDLLKKEDRKEISP
- a CDS encoding NAD-binding protein; this translates as MYIIIVGAGKVGANLASLLLAQGHEVLLIEKDRAKIPELRNTFGESVMEGAGSRVQVLKEGGANRADVVVAVTEKDEDNLVICQLAKTIFHCRRTIARVHDPRHEDVFVKLGVDATVSSTRIIDSLIEEQVQAEDMVIPLLTLRGGSVEIIEFELSPNSHAIGKKLKDIKPSEGSILISILRKDDVILPKGETELQAGDRVVALIKKGTEAGIKTVLS